Proteins encoded together in one Gemmatimonadales bacterium window:
- a CDS encoding MFS transporter, translated as MAGYSADGTTGPDAGGAAAPSGLGYRWTIAALLFGAMTVNYVDRQVLGLLAPTLTRELHWSETDYSKIVSTFTAAYGIGMLLMGRLMDRIGVRRGITLAVGTWSLASLAHALVRTVTGFSVVRAVLGLGESGNFPGAQRAVAEWFPKKERALATGLFNAGPNVAVVVAVAFVPWITVSLGWRWAFVATGTLDLIWLTWWLAVYHEPARHPRLRPAELAYIRSDPADPTTALPWRSLLGRRQTWALIVGKAMTDPVWFFYLFWLPKFLDTRFGVQLLGLPLPLIVIYSAASAGSLAGGWASGSLIKRGWTVNRGRKLAMLVAALAIVPTMVAPRAGSLWMAVAIVSLAATAHQWWSTNLLTLPSDLFPRAVVASAASLAGFAGMAASFVFQRATGAILELTHGNYAPVFAVLGFLYLAALGVMHLLVPRMEPARLSAA; from the coding sequence GTGGCCGGGTACAGCGCTGACGGAACGACCGGACCGGACGCGGGCGGCGCGGCGGCGCCGTCCGGCCTGGGGTACCGCTGGACCATCGCGGCGCTGCTGTTCGGCGCGATGACGGTCAACTACGTCGACCGCCAGGTCCTCGGGCTCCTCGCGCCGACGCTGACCCGGGAGCTGCACTGGAGCGAGACGGACTACTCGAAGATCGTCTCGACCTTCACCGCCGCCTACGGCATCGGCATGCTGCTCATGGGCCGGCTCATGGACCGGATCGGCGTGCGGCGCGGCATCACCCTGGCCGTGGGAACCTGGAGCCTGGCGTCCCTGGCGCACGCGCTGGTGCGCACCGTCACCGGCTTCTCGGTGGTCCGCGCCGTGCTCGGCCTCGGCGAGTCGGGGAACTTCCCGGGCGCGCAGCGGGCGGTGGCCGAGTGGTTTCCCAAGAAGGAGCGTGCCCTGGCGACCGGGCTCTTCAACGCAGGGCCCAACGTCGCGGTGGTGGTCGCGGTGGCCTTCGTGCCGTGGATCACCGTCAGCCTCGGCTGGCGGTGGGCGTTCGTCGCCACGGGCACGCTCGACCTGATCTGGCTCACCTGGTGGCTGGCCGTCTATCACGAGCCGGCCCGCCATCCCCGCCTCAGGCCGGCGGAGCTGGCCTACATCCGGAGCGACCCCGCCGACCCGACGACCGCCCTCCCGTGGCGCTCGCTGCTGGGGCGTCGCCAGACCTGGGCGCTGATCGTCGGCAAGGCGATGACCGACCCCGTCTGGTTCTTCTATCTGTTCTGGCTCCCCAAGTTCCTCGACACGCGCTTCGGCGTGCAGCTGCTCGGCCTCCCCCTTCCGCTGATCGTCATCTACTCCGCTGCCAGCGCCGGCTCGCTCGCGGGCGGGTGGGCGTCCGGCTCCCTCATCAAGCGCGGCTGGACGGTCAACCGGGGACGCAAGCTGGCCATGCTGGTCGCCGCCCTCGCCATCGTGCCCACCATGGTGGCGCCGCGCGCCGGCAGCCTGTGGATGGCCGTGGCCATCGTGAGCCTGGCGGCCACGGCGCACCAGTGGTGGTCGACCAATCTCCTGACGCTCCCCAGCGACCTCTTCCCTCGCGCCGTCGTGGCCTCGGCGGCGAGCCTCGCGGGGTTCGCCGGGATGGCCGCGTCGTTCGTCTTCCAGCGCGCGACCGGCGCCATCCTCGAGCTGACGCACGGCAACTACGCGCCCGTGTTCGCCGTGCTCGGGTTCCTCTACCTCGCCGCGCTGGGCGTGATGCACCTGCTGGTGCCGCGCATGGAGCCGGCGCGGCTGTCGGCCGCTTGA